AGCACATTCCTTTAATCGGGTCATTGCGCCAATGACCAGCTCATCTCCACGAATAGATACACCGTTCATTTCAGGAATACGACCCAGGCTAATCAAGTGTTCAGGCGCTGGAACCAAGCCGCCCTCCCACTGGGTTCGTAGCAATGTTCCACCTGCCGTGAAACAACATATTCCCTTGAGTCTACTTCTCAACGCTTGCAGTTCTTGCAGATTCTCAGGTTGCCATACCGATGGCATGGCTCCAGAACCGTATGCCGGTGTTACCATCGCTGCATCCCCTTTCTCTCTCTTCCATGGGCAGGAAATTCAACCGTCTAATCCAAATAATTCTTCAAATCATATGAGAGTTCAGCAGCAACGTCAATTACCTTTACATCGTTTTGGATAAATGTATAAAACCCGCGTTTTATTTGTGCTTGATGCATTATGATCTATCGAAAGCTAACATAGGCTCTCTTTCATCACATGATAAAAGAAGACAAACAGGCCAACCAGACTGCCTGGCTGACCTGATCATGTAATTAAATTATACATAGTTAATAATCTTCTCCTGTTATTTAGTCTGTTTGATCCGACTCGTATACATGATTCAGAATACGTTCCAATTCCGGTTCTGTATCCGCATCCCAGAAACTAGTCTCAGACAGTGGTACATGTACACCTGAATAGTTAGCGCTGCGCATAATCTTGCGTGCCCCCTCATCTCCATGCAAGGACAACAGAGGTCCGAACATATGGGAGCGAAAAGCAACGGGCGGCTTGCCTCCCTCACCGTCGGTAGCTGCGACATAGTCACTCAGCTTGTGGGTAGCCAGTGCTGTGGTCACTAGATTGATATCCTGTGCTTGTAATAAAGGCTGATCCCCCAGAAGCATGAGAATGCCCTCCGGTTTGTACTCCATGGCCGACAATACGCCAGAATGAAGAGAACTGGCCATGCCGCAAGCATAGTCTGCACAGGCCACAATTCGAAGTCGTGCTGTGGCATGATAAGCATATGCGGCTGAATCAACCCATTTTACAGGCAGCCACGCCAATGAATCTTCCGGTTTGACTACACAGACCACTTGATCCAGATCCGAATTCAGCGCAGCTTCCAGTGACCATGCAGCCAGTGACCTCCCGTCTGGCATGACAACCGAGAGTTTATCCCGACCAAGGCGACAACTCTTACCTGCTGCCAGTACTATGCCCGTCATTCGCATGTGCAACGCTTCCCTTCTGCCCCAGCTCGGAACTCAAGGAAGAAACCTTATGTTTACATGCGATCAATTCAGCTGCAATGCTGATGGCGATCTGTTCAGGACCATCCGCTCCGATGCTCAAACCAACGGGAGAATGCACATATTTCAACGGTGGTAAGCCATCCAGCAGACGGGCTGTTCGTGTTTTGGAACCCATGATGCCAAGATACGCGTACTCACAGTCCACTAACATCTCCAGCAGTTCACGTTCGCGGGGGAAATTGTGACTCATTAAAATCAAATAATCTCCGTTGTGCACGTTTAACAAAGGCATAATCTCACGTGGGAAACCAAGTACAAGTTCAGCTTCAGGGAATCGTTCCGAGGTGCATAAGGACTCTCGCCAATCGGCTACAACTACTCGGAA
This Paenibacillus xylanexedens DNA region includes the following protein-coding sequences:
- a CDS encoding nucleotidyltransferase family protein, whose product is MRMTGIVLAAGKSCRLGRDKLSVVMPDGRSLAAWSLEAALNSDLDQVVCVVKPEDSLAWLPVKWVDSAAYAYHATARLRIVACADYACGMASSLHSGVLSAMEYKPEGILMLLGDQPLLQAQDINLVTTALATHKLSDYVAATDGEGGKPPVAFRSHMFGPLLSLHGDEGARKIMRSANYSGVHVPLSETSFWDADTEPELERILNHVYESDQTD